In Thermomicrobiales bacterium, one DNA window encodes the following:
- a CDS encoding MarR family transcriptional regulator, producing MMDRAGEPEPMLGALLRVPFQAISARILADLHGAGYADLRPSHLTVFQHLAFDGSRVTELAERAQMTKQSMGALVDHLVAGGYVERVADPVDGRARIVRRTERGMLVERSARASIAALEAEWATALGADRLTECRALLVELAELLDR from the coding sequence GAACCGATGCTCGGTGCGCTGCTGCGGGTACCGTTCCAGGCCATCAGCGCACGCATCCTTGCTGACCTGCATGGGGCGGGCTATGCAGATCTCCGACCGTCGCATCTCACCGTATTTCAGCATCTGGCGTTCGACGGCTCACGCGTAACCGAACTGGCCGAACGCGCGCAGATGACGAAGCAATCGATGGGCGCGCTGGTCGATCATCTCGTCGCTGGTGGCTACGTCGAGCGCGTCGCCGATCCGGTCGATGGCCGTGCCAGAATCGTTCGTCGTACCGAGCGCGGCATGCTCGTCGAACGCAGCGCGCGAGCCAGCATCGCCGCGCTCGAAGCGGAATGGGCGACCGCACTCGGTGCGGATCGGCTCACCGAGTGCCGGGCGTTGCTGGTTGAGCTGGCCGAACTGCTGGATCGCTAG
- a CDS encoding phage holin family protein: MIGFIIRWLIIAASVAVAAWIVPGIRIDDDRGVSAILIMAAVLAVVNLLVKPVLTAVSCCLIIVTLGLFLLVINTLTFWLASGIASDWFDAGFHVSGFWAAFLGGVIVSIVSWLLTAFVDN; this comes from the coding sequence ATGATCGGCTTTATCATTCGCTGGCTCATCATTGCCGCATCCGTCGCGGTGGCCGCCTGGATCGTGCCCGGCATTCGTATCGACGACGATCGTGGCGTCTCGGCGATCCTGATCATGGCAGCGGTGCTGGCAGTGGTGAACCTGCTGGTCAAGCCAGTGCTGACCGCCGTTTCGTGCTGCCTGATCATCGTGACGCTCGGCCTGTTCCTGCTGGTCATCAACACGCTGACGTTCTGGCTGGCGTCCGGCATCGCCTCCGACTGGTTCGATGCTGGCTTTCACGTTAGCGGGTTCTGGGCGGCGTTCCTCGGCGGTGTCATCGTCAGCATCGTCTCGTGGCTGCTGACGGCGTTCGTTGATAACTAG
- the mscL gene encoding large conductance mechanosensitive channel protein MscL has product MRSLADEFRAFILRGNVLDLAVAVVIGAAFGAVITSLVENILTPLIAAIFGKPDFSNLSFTINNSQIMYGAFLNAIIAFLLVAAALFFFVIKPFNLLMSRRKQQAEADPTTRECPYCMTVVPIAATRCPACTSDLKAA; this is encoded by the coding sequence TTGAGATCACTCGCGGATGAGTTTCGCGCGTTTATCTTGCGCGGGAACGTCCTTGACCTCGCCGTCGCTGTCGTTATCGGCGCAGCGTTCGGTGCCGTTATCACGTCGCTGGTCGAGAATATCCTGACGCCGTTGATCGCCGCGATCTTCGGCAAGCCGGATTTTTCGAACCTCAGCTTCACGATCAACAACAGCCAGATCATGTACGGCGCATTCCTGAACGCCATCATCGCGTTCCTGCTTGTCGCCGCTGCGCTGTTCTTCTTCGTCATCAAGCCGTTCAACCTGCTCATGTCACGGCGCAAGCAGCAGGCTGAGGCGGATCCGACCACTCGCGAATGCCCGTACTGCATGACGGTTGTTCCGATTGCAGCAACGCGTTGCCCGGCTTGCACCTCGGACCTTAAGGCTGCCTGA
- a CDS encoding DUF2207 domain-containing protein, with product MVVLLLAVSAPLIALAADFGDRVPGQRVYDQTGALTADNIARIDTQAAAVEETGSPVVVFLAARDADYDETVADGRELMETWDIQSGPDQRDGVVIFLNLQPDNLDHGTYALIAGKSLIDGNLPQYELDRIASDMRPQLEDGDIAGAIILALERIERDLTLGPPPPPEPSTAERFAGSVADGAFSIVNFLGVVLAAAAGFLLSQRIPTRMTSKAPVTQAVSPPTDLSPALAGSLVAGNVTDTAIGATLLDLAARGAIAIEPDGKKKIRIRLQDERDVQPGYEQMIWSALSEQADADGIVSDKQMGKVRKSWGDVRKQIRQELIERGWFATDANERRKPYWIFAALLYGLAIIVIILAAIAKSPLALIGFVPLAFVGTIAIILVSQIPNTTVEGDQVAAPWRGYKRYLGAAGKNPQVDLDLDTAVPYALALGSGQAFNKRLEKASEAGYLPVWLGGPETGSAYTAGFYPYWVAFNSSVAPSSSGAAGSGASAGSGAAGGSF from the coding sequence GTGGTCGTCCTGCTCCTGGCAGTGTCGGCCCCGCTGATTGCCCTCGCCGCCGACTTCGGCGACCGCGTCCCCGGCCAGCGTGTCTATGACCAGACCGGGGCTCTGACAGCTGACAACATCGCTCGCATCGATACACAGGCAGCCGCAGTCGAAGAGACCGGCTCGCCCGTGGTCGTCTTTCTGGCAGCCCGCGACGCCGACTACGACGAGACCGTTGCTGATGGCCGCGAGCTGATGGAGACGTGGGATATTCAGTCCGGACCGGATCAGCGCGATGGCGTGGTCATCTTCCTTAATTTGCAGCCGGATAATCTGGACCACGGCACCTACGCACTGATCGCCGGGAAGTCGCTGATTGATGGCAACCTGCCGCAGTACGAGCTCGACCGCATCGCCAGCGACATGCGGCCCCAACTGGAAGACGGCGACATCGCCGGTGCCATCATCCTCGCGCTGGAGCGCATCGAGCGCGACCTGACGCTCGGCCCGCCACCACCGCCGGAGCCGAGCACCGCCGAGCGCTTCGCCGGGTCGGTCGCGGACGGCGCGTTCAGCATCGTCAATTTCCTCGGTGTCGTCCTGGCGGCAGCTGCGGGGTTCCTGCTGTCGCAGCGCATCCCGACGCGGATGACGTCGAAGGCACCGGTCACGCAAGCAGTCTCTCCACCAACCGATCTGTCACCGGCGCTGGCCGGATCGCTCGTCGCGGGGAACGTCACCGATACGGCGATTGGCGCAACACTGCTCGACCTCGCGGCGCGCGGTGCGATCGCCATCGAGCCGGATGGCAAGAAGAAAATCCGCATCCGGCTACAGGATGAGCGCGACGTGCAGCCCGGCTACGAGCAGATGATCTGGAGCGCGCTGTCCGAGCAGGCGGACGCGGACGGGATCGTCAGCGACAAGCAGATGGGTAAGGTGCGAAAGTCGTGGGGTGATGTGCGCAAGCAGATCCGCCAGGAGCTGATCGAGCGCGGCTGGTTCGCGACAGATGCGAACGAGCGGCGCAAACCGTACTGGATCTTCGCGGCGCTGCTGTACGGCCTGGCGATCATCGTCATCATTCTCGCTGCCATCGCGAAGAGTCCGTTGGCGCTGATCGGGTTCGTTCCGCTGGCATTCGTCGGCACGATCGCGATCATCCTCGTTTCTCAGATACCGAACACGACCGTCGAAGGCGATCAGGTTGCTGCTCCCTGGCGTGGCTACAAGCGCTATCTTGGCGCAGCCGGCAAGAACCCGCAGGTGGACCTCGATCTCGACACCGCCGTGCCCTATGCATTGGCGCTCGGATCGGGACAGGCATTCAACAAACGACTCGAAAAGGCGAGCGAAGCGGGCTACCTACCGGTCTGGCTGGGCGGCCCGGAGACCGGCTCGGCCTATACTGCCGGCTTCTATCCGTACTGGGTTGCGTTCAACAGCAGCGTCGCGCCATCCAGCAGTGGCGCTGCCGGGTCGGGTGCCTCGGCCGGGAGCGGCGCGGCCGGCGGCAGCTTCTAG